The genomic segment AAATAATGATGAATTACGAAAAGCTGCTATTCTTAAATCAAGACAAAAAATAGTAAAATATTTTACACTTGATAAAATGATTCAAAATTATATAGATTTGTATAATGAAATTTTGTCTAAAGAAGCTATTATCAGCTAAACTTTTGTTTTTAATGCGATTTTAAGTCGCTGAAAAGCTTTTGGTGAAAAAAATCTGAGCGGTAAATATCTTAAGTAATACAATATATAAAACAATTTAGCTTTTTTAGCGACTTTTTCTCCATAACAAAGTTTAAAAAAGAGAACCGTTCCTGTTAAAACCATTTTTTCTATTTTAAGTTGGTTATTTGATTTTGCCGAAGATGCTCCGCCAAAATGAATAATGCTGGATTCAGGAACAAATTTAATTCTATAACCATTTTTCTTCAAACGAAAACATAATTCAGCTTCTTCTCCAAACATAAAAAATTTTTCGTCAAAAGCACCGACTTGATCTAAAGCAAATTTTCTAAGCAGCAAATTTGCTCCTATAATAAAATCTGGGTTATAATTGGATTCCAGAGCATAAGGCTTGTCTTCTTTGAGTGATTCTTTGTGTTTCAAAACCTTTGTTTTAAATATATGTTTATATCTGTATAATAACTCTTGGAAATTTATTCCAAAAGCTTTTTTACGAAGCTTGTCTAATGTATCAAATTCTCCTACCGAATCCTGAAGTGTCATGTCAGCATTATAAAGCTGACCGCCGCAACCGCCGACATCATAATTCTCATGTTTTTCCATAAAATTAAAGAGTATCTTGACTGCATTATTAACTAAAACCGTATCTGTATTTAATAAAAAACAGTATTTAGCATCAGACTGTTTAATCGCGATATTGTTCGCTCTTCCAAACCCTAGATTTTCAGGACTTTCAATAAGCTTAACATCGGGAAATTCTTCTTTAATCATTTTAACAGAACCGTCTGAAGAAGCATTGTCCACAACCCAAATGTCGTATTCAATTCCATCAGTTTTTTCATATACTGATTTAATACAGTCTTTTGTTAATTCTTTTGTGTTGTAGTTAACGAGTATTATCGAAACGTCCATCTTCACCATAACTTTATATTTTTCTTTTCTTTAAAATACACTAAATATGCTTCAAATTAAACAGAAATTTTTCTTTATTGCCGGAATAAACTTTCCGAATTTTTCAACAAGCGTATTTAAATTACTGCATCCGACTTGTTCTTTAACATAACTTAATGGTAAATTCTGCTCGATTAGTAAGGCTGTATAAGTATCTCTTAAGTCAATAAACTTAATATTTTCAAGTCCTGCTTTATTTGCCAGAGGCAGGAATTTATTGTGAAGCATATCTTCGGGATTTTGAAAATCTCCGTTATCGTCAGGAAAAATATAAATACTTTTCGAAGAATCTTTTAATTTTGATAAAATTTCAATTATTTTATCCGGCAACTCAACGTATCTAACTGCTCTTTTGGATTTAAGAACAATTATTTCACCGTTATATATCGACCTGTTTATTTTTATCCTTTTATTTGCCCAATCAACTTTATCCCAGGTCAAAGATAAGACTTCTCCTCTTGTTAATCCCGTGTTAACTGAAGTTACAAGCAGCGGGTAAAATTCCAAAATTTCATTTTTGCAGGTGTCTAAAAGTTTTTGAAGTTGTTTTTTATCAAGAATATTCATCCCGTTTGCGAATTCCATTTTTATTCGCTTAACTTCAACTCCGGCATAACTGTTATCCATATATATTCTTTGGATTTTTTTTATTAAATTTATATGTCTTCTTATTGTTTGCGGAGTGAGCGATTGTTCTTGCAATAATATTTCGTATTTTTGCAAGTTTTTTTCATTAATATCTGTTAATTTCATATTTTTAAAAAAAGGAATCAAATGCAAATTAATATATGACTTGTAATGACACAAAGAAGTTTTTTTGATTTCATTGCTTTTAATCAGATCCTTTAAATAATCTTTAGCGGCAGTTTGAAAAGTATTGAAACCTGATTTCTTTTGAATTATTTTAATCTTTTTCTTTTGATCATATATATTACCAAGTTCAGAATCTTTAAACACTAAAATATCATTTTTTATCCTTGTGGTAAATGTATTATAGCTTGGAAAATCTCGTTTTATTTCTTCAGGATTATTTTTTAAATGTTCGGCACCGAATTTTGTATAATTATATTTTAAACTTTTCCCTTTATTTTCCAGAACATAATCCCTGAATTCTCTGTAAAGAGTTTCATCCAATTGATGATTTGCTGATAAAAAACTTCTGCCGGGAGATATTAAACCTGCTACTCCATATTTTTTCAGTTTTCTTTTTGCCCTGTAGAACGCAGGCTGAGAGGTTTCCATAGAAGGATGCTGTACATTCCAAACTTCATTGATATAATCATAAAGCTTTTTTCCTTTCATGTTCTCCACTTTTTTTAACAGGTCAATATATTTATTTATCATTTGCTTGATAGCTTTTGGAGAATTTATGAAAGCATCAAGCGTATTTCGTTCTTCATCAAGTTTTTGAATCTCTTCTAATGAAAATGAAATGAATTTTTTACTTATAACTTTTTCTTTAAAACGTTTTGACTTGAATTGGTATTCATCTGCCTGCTTATAGATATAGGTTTCTTCGTCGATTTTTTTAATCTTACCTGCAGAAATAAAATCCTTTAAAAAATCTTCAACTCTGTCCTCGCTCTCTTCCGCCATAATGAGCAACTCGTCAAAAGTAAAGAAGTGCAGTCTTTTAGCTAGTTTTGTCAGTTTAGCATTTATCATTTTTTACAAACCCTATTATATTAAACATAAATTTTCTTTTGTTTTTTGAGGAATAAAGTCTTTATACCTGTCGACCAAAACATTCATATTGGTAAATCCAAATTGTTTTTTAACATATGATAAAGGAATATTTTGCTGTATTAAAAAAGCTGCGTAGCTGTCTCTCAGGTCAAGAAACTTGATGTTTTCAAGTCCGGCTTTATTTATCAGCGGCAGGAATTTTGTATTGATCATAATTTCAGGATCCTGAATCCTTCCGTGTTCATTCGGGAAAATATATGTGGATGTAGGATTTTTTCTTAATTCTGATAAAATTTCAACCAACGTATCCGGCAAATCAATATACCTGCTGGCTTCGCGTGTTCTAAGGGTCAATATTTGCCCTTTGTAAATGGATTTATTTACTAATAATCTTTTGTTTTCAGGCTCATACTTGTCCCAGGTGAGGGCAAGAACTTCTCCTCTCGTTATTCCTGTATTAACCGCCGTTACAAGCAGCGGATAAAAATCGGGAAATTCTTTTTTACAGGTTCTTAACAACCTTATTATTATCTCCTTCTCTAGGATATTTGCTTCGCTTAAGAATTTTACCCCTATTTTTATTGATGCTGAGGTACGGCAGGTTGTATCCAGATATATTTTTAAAATTTTTCTCACTAAATTAATATGAACTTTTATGCTTCTTGGTGACAGCTGCTGCTCTTCAAGCATAGTTTTGTATTCTTTAAGCTTATGTACATCAATATCTTTTAATTTAATATTTTGAAAAAACGGTATCGAATAAAAATTTATCATTGCTTTGTAATTCTTGCAGGTAACTTCTTCAACTTCATTTTTTTCAGCCAAATCCTTTATATAATCTTCAGCAGCAGTTCGGAATGTTTTAAAGCCGAGTTTTTTTTGAATTATTATAAATTTTTTCTTTTCATCAAACATTTTTGCAAGACTAAAATCGTTAAACTTCAAAATATCTTTTTTGATTCTTGCTGTAACTGAATAATATGTGGGGAATTCCCATTTTTGACTATCAATATTATTTTTTAAATAATCTGCCTTAAAAGTCAGAAAATTTTCTTTTAAGCTTTTATCAGTATTTTGAAGAAAATATTCTTTTATTTCATTGTAAACATCTTCATCTATCGGGTCATTAACAGATATATATTTTCTCATCGGAGAAATTAAGCCTGTTATTCCGGTAGTTTTTAATATTTTTCTTGCTTTTACAAATGAAGCTTTTGAAGTTTTCATATCAGGATGCTGAATATTCCAAACATTAACTATATAGCTCAGCAAAATTTTGCCGTTAGCGTTTTTTACTTCTTTTAACAGGTCAACATATTTATTAATCATATTTTGAACTGCAAGAGGTGCATTTTTAAATGCTGCAACAGTTTTTCTTTCAATATCAAGGTTGTCTATTTCTGTCTGTGAAAAGAAATCAGGCTGTTGCTTTTCTTTTGTTTGAAATTCTTTTATTTGTATAACAGGAATAAATTCATTGTATTTATACTTGTTGTCTCTATCAAACTTAATTTTATTCACTGCAAAAAATTCATCAAGGAAAATTTTAACAGTCTGTTCGTCTTCCCCTGACATAATTAAAAATTCTTCAAAAGTAAATTTTTTAAGCCTCTTAGCCAGCTTTGTCAGTTTCTTCGCTGTCATTATGCAAAAACTCCTTAATTGTTATCTCATCAATTGTGCTTAAACCGTTAGCATGAGCTATATTTTCTGCTTTATTTATCAATTTGACTATTTGTCTGAACCTGTTTGTCTTGTTAAAAATGTATTTAATAGCGCAATCAGTCATTTCAATTTCTGAAAGCTGTTCAATTATTGTTTTTATATCTTTTTTAGAAAAAGGCTCAAATTTTAATTTTTCAGAAATCCTGTCATATAAATGGCGATATCTCAGAAGTTTTTTATCTGCCATCCCCATCCCTGCCATTACAATAGAAACATTCGTTTTGTCATAAATATCTCGCAGTGTTTCTATAGCTGATTCATTTCCCGTTAAATAGTCTATTTCATCGACAATAATTACTTTTGGTTCATTATTTAACTGTCGGACACATTGTTTAAACAAATCAGCAGAAAAATGATACGGAACTTCGCCTAATTCTTCTATTAATTCCTGCATTAACCACCTTGCCGACATATTATTGGCAGCCCTTATGAAAATTGCATCGTTTTGAGTCGCCCACCACAGAAGAGCTTGAGTTTTTCCAAGTCCCGGTTCTCCATAAACAAGAGACATCCCCGGCACTCCTTCGGCTCTGTTTTGCAAATTATTCATCATGTTTATGAAATTTTTAACATTTTGTGTCCGCGCAAATACTTTTTTCATCTTTTAATCTTCTCCATACATTTGCTTATGTTCTTTGCTTTGCCAAGCTGTTTTTCAATATCGGCTTTAAAACTTTCCAGCTTGTAAAATATCTCTTTATCTTTTGCAATCAACAGTTCACAGCCAAGATTATTTTTAGCGGTATTAATTGTAAGCTGAATCGAAACTCCGGAGATTCCGATAGAAATGTATTGCCAATGCTGCGGCGCCGGAACGGATATTTTCAAGGGGGAGTTATTTTCGGTTGCGTATTTATGAAATTCCTGCCAGAATTGTTCCTGTTTTTCTTTTGTATTGCTAATTTTCGCTTTGGGCTTTTGATAATCGTTAGCTGACGGCTTTAATAATTCTTTAAATCGCAATTCATTATTTTTAAAACAGCATTTAAATATATACAGCTTCACTTCATGAGCAATAATTGTACTTAGCCAGCTTGCTGTTTGCATTGCATCGGGTATTTCTTGATTTACCAGCCAGACGATGTTTTTTGCATTATGCTTTGATGCGTATTTTAAAAGACCTGCAAGGGTTTTAAGGTTTTGTTTAAGCTCGCATTCAATAACCGTCTTTTCATGGAGGTTGCAGACTGCAATAATATCAGCCTGCTCGTCGCTTGATTGCTCAGATACCGATAAAAACCGGATGTTTGATCCGAGAATTTTTTCGAGCATTTCTTTTCCTTCTTCTGCCACAAAGGTTCTGAAATCTTTTCTGCTTTTAAAAACGGCTGATTCGTTGTTTGATTTTACTGTCATGACTGTTTCTCCTTAAAGTTTCTGCCAATCACACATTAGAGCGCAATTGGCAGAAAAGGTAGAAGAAGAAGAAATAGTTTTACTTTAAGATATAATCTTAAGACAGATTTTGATTGTTTATAATTTCAGGCTTTTTAGGTCTGCATAAATGAAAAGCATACATAGAATTTTCTAACTCATAAGCAATAATTCTAATGGCGATAAACTCAACCCTGCCTTCTGCCTTGTCATTTAGCCAATTAAGAATATGCCGAGTTTTTTTATCAAGATGAGCAAGTATCCATACAGCTTTTTGTACGTCTTTAAAGCAAGCTGCCGCCAGCAACTTTTTAAAATGTTCTTCAATAGGTTCATCATAGTTTATCAATACAGCTATTTTATCAAGAGATTCACTGTCAGTGAAGAAAAGATCCGGCCTTATTTCTTCATCGCCCGCAATATAGCTGCCCAACTCATTTGAAAGCTTTGAATTAATAAGCTTTCCAATCATATCTCTGTTATTATATATGCATTTTCGTAAAATTTCCTTTTCTTGAAAGGCTTCTTTAAGACTGACTGTTTTTTTTTCTATCGGCTGCATGTTCGCAATGTCCTTTCTTTCTTTATTAATACAATAATTCTAATAGTAAGTGCTCCAATCGATGTCATCGCAGAAGCCCTTCATCATATCGTCTGCTTCCCACCTGTGTCTTGTTTCGATAGTGAACGGTTCTTTATAACTTTGCGCCGCATGAAGCGCAAGCGCCAAAGCCCAAAATCTGTCAGCATGTCCTGATACATCCGATTTCTCGACATCAAACCTGATATGTCCTGACGTTGTTATAACCTTTCTGACTGAATGCAAGTCATCTCTAATCTCCCGGTGGGACGGAATGTAAACCGTTCTGTCTTCAAAGTTGGTTCTCAGGTTGTATGCAAGCTCTTCTTTTACCTTCGCGTTAAAATTGATGCCTTCTACTCTGTAGTGTCCGTATTTTTCCACGGCTGATTCGGCTAACTGAGCTCCAAGTCCAGTTGCGTCTATACAGCATCTTCTTAAATTTTCAAGTTTTAAGATATTTGCCAAAACTTGCTCCTGAATTCGAAACGGAGTTTTTTCAATAATTTTAACCATTCTTGTATATTTTACGTTTCCGAGTTTTTCCAGAACCCAAATTACAGTCAGATCTTTCTTTCTGCCGATGTCCATTCCTACATAAAGATCGCCTGTTAAACTTTCCAATTCTTTGTAAAGATTATCGAGTTCGCAGGTGTAAATAAGTTCGTAGGGAAGAAATGCAGTTGTTTCATCCATTGCCTCGCAGCAATATTCCTGAAGCCAGGTTTGCTCGTCAAAACAGTTTACCCTTTGTTCTTCCAGCCACTCATGTTTTTCTTTTTTAGTTGTCTCCCTGCCGTATATTTTATCTACAAGCCCTTCCTTGACTGCAAGTTGAATCGGCGTCGAATGAAGAGACCATTTGCTCTGTTTTGTTTTAATGTCGTCTACAAACTTGTAAAACCTGCAATTTTGTCCGTTATGAGTCGATAAAATCCTGAGCGGATAATTCCAAGTGATGCAGGGCTTGGCTGCAGCCCATAAATCTTCTTGCTTTGCGTGATGCGCAAATTCATCAAGCACGACTTTGCCGCCCTTGCTTCTGAATCCTTTGGGATTAGAACTTAACGCGTTAATTTTTGCGCCATTTGAAAACTCTATAACATAAGCTTTAATGTCATTTTCCGAATCGACTATTACGTTTCCATGATATTTGGCTGCAATATTTAAAAGCCTGACCCACTGTTCGCAATATCCAATATATTCTCTGGCGGCAGACTCGTCGGATGAAGAGAACCAAACATCGGGAACTTTCTTCGCAACGCAGTCAATTACATCTTCATAACTCTGAACATAAGTAGCGCCGATGCGGCGAGACTTTTCCCACACTTTGATTTTTGATTTATCGTCCAGCCATTTTTTTTGATACGGGAACCAATAATTATCGAGATTCATTTTATACCTCTGCTTTCGTATATTTTCTTAATCCTAAAAGTTCTTCAATTTCTCTTACGTCCTGCTCGGATAAAACATTGTTCTTTTCGACAGGGCGCGATTTGATGACAAGATCCTCATACTGTTTTATTTTCATAATAAGGGGGAGCAGTTTTGTAAATGTGTATAATCTCCCCGGATTTGCTCCCTGACCGTTTTTAATATCTGCTTCAATCGAATCCATTATGGTTTGGGAGAAATTATACAGTCTTTCATGAAAAGCTTTCTTTCCGCTGAGGTATTCGAGTCTCATTTCATCCCACACCCCTTCTTGTTTCCACTTAAGAACCGTCTTGTAGTTTAGTTTCAGAGATGAAGCAATACTTTGCAAACTCATTTGCTCCCGGACATATTTTTTCTCTGCTTCGTCATAATGCGTTTGCCGTTTACTCAATCCTGACTCCTTTAAAGTTGTAAATAACAGTCATGCATTTTAATTTTTGTTCAGCGGGCAGAAGAATTTCCCCGCCAATGATTTTTAGCAAGTTCGGTTTTTATTTTTTTTTGCAATAATTCTGTACAGAAAAGTTTTAATCAGAGATGATTTTTTAGAGCTTGGAAGCAGAGATTTCAGCTGAAGAAGAAGCCTGTCGATGTCGTATTAACTATAGTATAATTGGTTTTCCGGTTGCGTTTCAAGTATAAAACCAGGTTGCGTTTATACCAAGAATGCAACCGGCGCATTTCTATTTATATCAGAGGGATTATTAACCGGTGTTGTTTAGCATATTTTTTCCTTTCAGGTTTTTTGTAACTCGCAATCAAAAAATCAGGCAGTAGAGGCGATGGCGGTTTTCTTTTTATCTATAATCATAATACACGGTATTTTAATCGCATTTCTACTATAAAAGTGTAGTAAAAATGCGATTATCGCATTTCCCTTGATATTAGCGGGTATTAACCGGTGTTGATTAACACAGTTTATTGCCTTTCTGTTTTTTTTGTAGCTCGCATTCGAAAAATAAAGTACAGAGGAACTAAAGGGGGGTTGTATATTTATAGCATATACCTTATTCGGTGCGAAAAACCGGTATAAAATAATACCAAAATTTCGCACCGAAATATGATATAATATTAGTCATTTTATTTTCGTTTAATAATAAATTTTTGAATATATGCAAATAATTATAAAATTGTAATCAAACCTTTATTCCTTAGCTCCGTTGTTTTATAGAAAAGAAAATGTTTTGCACAATTACGGCTTAAAAATATATCCTGATATTATAAATCATGAAAAACATAACGGGCTTAAGGTTTTATAATTTTGGTTTAGGCTTGAAATTCGGTGTAAATATGTAATAATATAATTAATTATCAGACCAGCGTCAGATTAAAGTAACGTCAGGATAATCTTGGCAGTACCTTTGAGGTATGGTGTGTTGCTCTGAGGGTCTGATATTTTTTATGCAATAAGTTTCGTCTTAAGTTAGGTCACAATGCTTACAACATAAACTTTTCAATCTATCTGCACTCTTGAAATAGTTTTACAAA from the bacterium genome contains:
- a CDS encoding glycosyltransferase family 2 protein, translated to MVKMDVSIILVNYNTKELTKDCIKSVYEKTDGIEYDIWVVDNASSDGSVKMIKEEFPDVKLIESPENLGFGRANNIAIKQSDAKYCFLLNTDTVLVNNAVKILFNFMEKHENYDVGGCGGQLYNADMTLQDSVGEFDTLDKLRKKAFGINFQELLYRYKHIFKTKVLKHKESLKEDKPYALESNYNPDFIIGANLLLRKFALDQVGAFDEKFFMFGEEAELCFRLKKNGYRIKFVPESSIIHFGGASSAKSNNQLKIEKMVLTGTVLFFKLCYGEKVAKKAKLFYILYYLRYLPLRFFSPKAFQRLKIALKTKV
- a CDS encoding tyrosine-type recombinase/integrase encodes the protein MINAKLTKLAKRLHFFTFDELLIMAEESEDRVEDFLKDFISAGKIKKIDEETYIYKQADEYQFKSKRFKEKVISKKFISFSLEEIQKLDEERNTLDAFINSPKAIKQMINKYIDLLKKVENMKGKKLYDYINEVWNVQHPSMETSQPAFYRAKRKLKKYGVAGLISPGRSFLSANHQLDETLYREFRDYVLENKGKSLKYNYTKFGAEHLKNNPEEIKRDFPSYNTFTTRIKNDILVFKDSELGNIYDQKKKIKIIQKKSGFNTFQTAAKDYLKDLIKSNEIKKTSLCHYKSYINLHLIPFFKNMKLTDINEKNLQKYEILLQEQSLTPQTIRRHINLIKKIQRIYMDNSYAGVEVKRIKMEFANGMNILDKKQLQKLLDTCKNEILEFYPLLVTSVNTGLTRGEVLSLTWDKVDWANKRIKINRSIYNGEIIVLKSKRAVRYVELPDKIIEILSKLKDSSKSIYIFPDDNGDFQNPEDMLHNKFLPLANKAGLENIKFIDLRDTYTALLIEQNLPLSYVKEQVGCSNLNTLVEKFGKFIPAIKKNFCLI
- a CDS encoding site-specific integrase, which gives rise to MTAKKLTKLAKRLKKFTFEEFLIMSGEDEQTVKIFLDEFFAVNKIKFDRDNKYKYNEFIPVIQIKEFQTKEKQQPDFFSQTEIDNLDIERKTVAAFKNAPLAVQNMINKYVDLLKEVKNANGKILLSYIVNVWNIQHPDMKTSKASFVKARKILKTTGITGLISPMRKYISVNDPIDEDVYNEIKEYFLQNTDKSLKENFLTFKADYLKNNIDSQKWEFPTYYSVTARIKKDILKFNDFSLAKMFDEKKKFIIIQKKLGFKTFRTAAEDYIKDLAEKNEVEEVTCKNYKAMINFYSIPFFQNIKLKDIDVHKLKEYKTMLEEQQLSPRSIKVHINLVRKILKIYLDTTCRTSASIKIGVKFLSEANILEKEIIIRLLRTCKKEFPDFYPLLVTAVNTGITRGEVLALTWDKYEPENKRLLVNKSIYKGQILTLRTREASRYIDLPDTLVEILSELRKNPTSTYIFPNEHGRIQDPEIMINTKFLPLINKAGLENIKFLDLRDSYAAFLIQQNIPLSYVKKQFGFTNMNVLVDRYKDFIPQKTKENLCLI
- a CDS encoding ATP-binding protein, with protein sequence MKKVFARTQNVKNFINMMNNLQNRAEGVPGMSLVYGEPGLGKTQALLWWATQNDAIFIRAANNMSARWLMQELIEELGEVPYHFSADLFKQCVRQLNNEPKVIIVDEIDYLTGNESAIETLRDIYDKTNVSIVMAGMGMADKKLLRYRHLYDRISEKLKFEPFSKKDIKTIIEQLSEIEMTDCAIKYIFNKTNRFRQIVKLINKAENIAHANGLSTIDEITIKEFLHNDSEETDKAG
- a CDS encoding DUF4268 domain-containing protein, which encodes MTVKSNNESAVFKSRKDFRTFVAEEGKEMLEKILGSNIRFLSVSEQSSDEQADIIAVCNLHEKTVIECELKQNLKTLAGLLKYASKHNAKNIVWLVNQEIPDAMQTASWLSTIIAHEVKLYIFKCCFKNNELRFKELLKPSANDYQKPKAKISNTKEKQEQFWQEFHKYATENNSPLKISVPAPQHWQYISIGISGVSIQLTINTAKNNLGCELLIAKDKEIFYKLESFKADIEKQLGKAKNISKCMEKIKR
- a CDS encoding terminase family protein; this encodes MNLDNYWFPYQKKWLDDKSKIKVWEKSRRIGATYVQSYEDVIDCVAKKVPDVWFSSSDESAAREYIGYCEQWVRLLNIAAKYHGNVIVDSENDIKAYVIEFSNGAKINALSSNPKGFRSKGGKVVLDEFAHHAKQEDLWAAAKPCITWNYPLRILSTHNGQNCRFYKFVDDIKTKQSKWSLHSTPIQLAVKEGLVDKIYGRETTKKEKHEWLEEQRVNCFDEQTWLQEYCCEAMDETTAFLPYELIYTCELDNLYKELESLTGDLYVGMDIGRKKDLTVIWVLEKLGNVKYTRMVKIIEKTPFRIQEQVLANILKLENLRRCCIDATGLGAQLAESAVEKYGHYRVEGINFNAKVKEELAYNLRTNFEDRTVYIPSHREIRDDLHSVRKVITTSGHIRFDVEKSDVSGHADRFWALALALHAAQSYKEPFTIETRHRWEADDMMKGFCDDIDWSTYY